From Nitratidesulfovibrio vulgaris str. Hildenborough, a single genomic window includes:
- a CDS encoding sigma-54 interaction domain-containing protein, which produces MSGKKLPHSGNSLPIEGTVSPQRETLQNGTDFLLLSGVMQRLRVLASQVASSDAPVLIHGETGTGKELFARLIHDMGIRAKKPFVAVNCGVHEGELFADKFFGHEQGAFTGAHRMSQGCFELASEGTLFLDEVGEIPGANQADFLRVLEEKRFRRIGGQRDIPFQARIVAASNRDLQEMVGQGQFRADLFYRLNVIPVVLPPLRARKEEVVPLARHFLTHYGDKYHRPGVRFAPETEQALAAYQWPGNVRELKNLVERIALLAPEGVLGPEHLPLELRSAAAVEVGVPHEVPEDLSLDRARREAEVRVILKAMRATGGNKGEAARLLGVSPRTLRYKFAEYALRF; this is translated from the coding sequence ATGAGCGGCAAAAAATTACCGCATAGCGGCAATTCTCTTCCCATTGAGGGGACGGTATCGCCCCAGCGCGAAACGCTTCAGAACGGAACGGACTTCCTGCTTCTGTCAGGCGTCATGCAAAGGTTGCGGGTGCTTGCGTCGCAAGTCGCCTCCTCCGATGCGCCAGTGCTCATTCATGGTGAGACGGGAACGGGCAAGGAACTCTTCGCCCGTCTCATCCACGATATGGGCATTCGAGCCAAAAAGCCTTTTGTGGCAGTCAATTGCGGAGTCCACGAGGGTGAGCTCTTCGCCGACAAGTTCTTCGGCCATGAGCAGGGGGCGTTCACCGGGGCGCACAGAATGAGTCAGGGATGTTTCGAGCTCGCTTCGGAGGGGACGCTCTTCCTTGACGAAGTGGGCGAGATACCCGGTGCCAATCAGGCGGATTTCCTGCGGGTGCTGGAAGAGAAGCGTTTCAGGCGCATCGGCGGGCAGCGTGACATCCCGTTTCAGGCGCGTATCGTCGCCGCCTCGAACCGTGATTTGCAGGAGATGGTGGGGCAGGGGCAGTTCAGGGCCGACCTCTTCTACAGGCTCAATGTCATTCCCGTGGTCCTTCCGCCCTTGCGTGCCCGCAAGGAGGAGGTCGTGCCGCTGGCACGGCATTTCCTGACCCATTATGGCGACAAGTACCATCGGCCCGGTGTCCGTTTCGCCCCGGAGACGGAACAGGCGCTGGCGGCGTACCAGTGGCCGGGGAACGTGCGCGAGCTCAAGAATCTTGTGGAACGCATCGCGTTGCTCGCGCCGGAAGGCGTTCTCGGGCCTGAACATCTGCCGCTTGAGTTGCGTTCAGCCGCTGCGGTGGAGGTGGGGGTGCCCCACGAGGTGCCGGAAGACCTGAGCCTCGACCGGGCCAGACGAGAGGCCGAGGTGCGCGTCATCCTCAAGGCCATGCGCGCCACTGGCGGCAACAAGGGCGAGGCGGCCCGCCTGCTGGGAGTGAGCCCGCGTACCCTGCGCTACAAGTTTGCGGAGTATGCGTTGCGATTCTGA
- a CDS encoding sulfite exporter TauE/SafE family protein, with protein MKTRNATRLLCLLTCVALAGVALLLMAMPATATSAAQDVAQSVTQSAAALPGNHPWWFWPTTLLFFCFILGIIAVLAGVGGGVLFVPLVSGFFPFHLDFVRGAGLLVALAGALAAGPGLLKRNLASLRLALPVALIASSCAIVGAMLGLALPTNIVQIFLGATILFIACLLLFSKNSVRPEVKQQDAIGLALGLQGAFIEPTTGETVEWKTHRTLPGLLLFIIIGIMAGMFGLGAGWANVPVLNLLMGVPLKVAVGTSKFLLSITDTSAAWVYLNQGCVIPLMAIPSIVGLMLGSVVGVRLLAVAKPKFIRYMVIGVLIFAGAKALLKGLGI; from the coding sequence ATGAAAACCCGCAACGCGACGAGGCTCCTCTGCCTGCTCACCTGCGTAGCCCTGGCCGGGGTGGCCCTGCTTCTCATGGCCATGCCCGCGACAGCCACCAGTGCCGCACAAGACGTGGCCCAGTCGGTCACCCAGTCCGCAGCGGCCCTACCCGGCAACCATCCGTGGTGGTTCTGGCCCACCACACTGCTGTTCTTCTGTTTCATTCTCGGCATCATCGCCGTTCTCGCCGGTGTGGGCGGCGGCGTGCTCTTCGTTCCGCTGGTCAGCGGCTTCTTCCCCTTCCACCTCGACTTCGTCCGCGGCGCGGGTCTTCTGGTGGCCCTCGCCGGTGCCCTCGCCGCCGGCCCGGGCCTTCTCAAGCGCAACCTCGCCAGTCTCCGCCTCGCACTTCCGGTGGCCCTCATCGCCTCCAGCTGCGCCATCGTGGGCGCCATGCTGGGCCTCGCCCTGCCCACCAACATCGTGCAGATATTCCTCGGTGCCACCATCCTCTTCATCGCGTGCCTGCTCCTGTTCTCCAAGAACTCGGTACGCCCCGAAGTGAAACAGCAGGACGCCATCGGCCTCGCCCTCGGCCTTCAGGGCGCCTTCATCGAACCCACCACCGGTGAGACCGTGGAATGGAAGACCCACCGCACGCTTCCCGGTCTGCTGCTGTTCATCATCATCGGCATCATGGCGGGCATGTTCGGCCTTGGCGCAGGCTGGGCCAACGTTCCGGTGCTCAACCTGCTGATGGGCGTTCCGCTGAAGGTCGCCGTGGGAACCTCCAAGTTCCTGCTCTCCATCACCGACACCTCGGCAGCGTGGGTCTACCTGAATCAGGGCTGTGTCATCCCGCTGATGGCCATTCCCTCGATCGTCGGCCTGATGCTCGGTTCAGTGGTCGGCGTGCGTCTGCTCGCCGTGGCCAAGCCCAAGTTCATCCGCTACATGGTCATCGGCGTTCTGATATTCGCCGGAGCCAAAGCCCTGCTCAAGGGCCTCGGCATCTAA